Proteins encoded within one genomic window of Oryza brachyantha chromosome 7, ObraRS2, whole genome shotgun sequence:
- the LOC102704902 gene encoding protein FATTY ACID EXPORT 6-like: protein MEDFYVTIPYGVAVLGGGVAGYLKRGSKASLAAGAGFGGALILAGALSAWAFARGHSGNLFATVLQTVCAVALTVVMGIRYIKTRKVMPAGIIATISALVLIFYVYKISNGGNKVYVPVSAA, encoded by the exons ATGGAGGATTTCTACGTCACTATCCCGTACGGCGTCGCGGTCCTCGGCGGGGGCGTCGCCGGCTACCTCAAGCGGGGGAGCAAGGCCTCGCTGGCCGCAGGCGCCGGATTCGGCGGCGCGCTCATCCTCGCCGGGGCGCTGAGCGCTTGGGCCTTCGCGCGCGGCCACTCCGGCAACCTGTTCGCCACCGTCCTCCAGACCG TTTGCGCTGTAGCATTAACCGTCGTTATGGGAATAAGATACATCAAAACAAGAAAGGTAATGCCAGCTGGAATAATTGCTACCATCAG TGCACTTGTGCTGATATTCTACGTGTACAAGATATCGAACGGTGGGAACAAGGTTTATGTCCCAGTGAGCGCGGCGTGA
- the LOC102713927 gene encoding AAA-ATPase At3g50940-like — MDHLPLVGAAAASASSAPQGKVLDAYKKALATAASVAAYAVLARTMARELLPDEVRAAARWGAAFVRARLRGAEKERHTVVIRRQVDGGYSENQLYEAARAYLATKIDPRALRRLSLARSRCKEPDGSSSWSTLLCMEPGDSTTDVFDGVEFRWTSVETGGDDGGGKKSKGGGHRAPRESLELSFDAEHTDTALERYVPFVMATAEQLQRRDRVLRIFMNEVRSWHGFNHHHPATFDTLAMDPDLKKSIVDDLDRFLKRKEYYRRIGKAWKRGYLLYGPPGTGKSSLVAAMANYLRFNLYDLDLSEVRVNVALQRLLISMPNKSLLVIEDIDCCFDAKPRDRHRAAAALEQAVDFDYTSDSGGDDYGAPPKPYRPPGAELQQQKLTLSGLLNFIDGLWSTSGEERVIVFTTNYRDRLDPALLRPGRMDMHVYMGYCGWDAFRTLAHNYFLVDDHPLFPGMQELLAEVEVTPAEVSEMLLRSEDADVALRLLREFLHGKKRRARKEAAEIKNEEAVETKNE; from the coding sequence ATGGATCACTTGCCACtggtcggcgcggcggcggcgtcggcgtcgtcggcgccgcagGGGAAGGTGTTGGACGCGTACAAGAAGgcgctggcgacggcggcgtcggtggcggcgtATGCGGTGCTGGCGCGGACCATGGCGCGGGAGCTGCTCCCCGACGAGGtccgcgccgcggcgcggtGGGGCGCGGCGTTCGTGCGGGCGCGGCTGCGCGGGGCGGAGAAGGAGCGGCACACGGTGGTGATCCGGCGGCAGGTCGACGGCGGGTACAGCGAGAACCAGCTGTacgaggcggcgcgcgcgtACCTGGCCACCAAGATCGACCCGCGCGCCCTGCGGCGGCTCAGCCTCGCGCGCTCCCGCTGCAAGGAGCCCGACGGGAGCAGCAGCTGGAGCACGCTGCTGTGCATGGAGCCCGGCGACTCCACCACCGACGTCTTCGACGGCGTCGAGTTCAGGTGGACCTCCGTCgagaccggcggcgacgacggcggcggcaagaagagcaagggcggcggccaccgcgccCCGCGCGAGTCGCTCGAGCTCAGCTTCGACGCCGAGCACACGGACACGGCGCTGGAGCGGTACGTCCCCTTCGtcatggcgacggcggagcaGCTGCAGCGCCGGGACCGCGTGCTCCGGATCTTCATGAACGAGGTCCGCTCCTGGCACGGCttcaaccaccaccacccggcCACGTTCGACACGCTCGCCATGGACCCCGACCTCAAGAAGTCCATCGTCGACGACCTCGACCGGTTCCTGAAGCGGAAGGAGTACTACCGCCGGATCGGCAAGGCGTGGAAGCGCGGGTACCTCCTCTACGGCCCGCCGGGCACCGGCAAGTCcagcctcgtcgccgccatggccaacTACCTCCGCTTCAACCTCTACGACCTCGACCTCTCCGAGGTGCGCGTCAACGTGGCGCTGCAGCGGCTGCTCATCAGCATGCCCAACAAGTCCCTCCTCGTCATCGAGGACATTGACTGCTGCTTCGACGCCAAGCCGAGGGACCGCcacagggcggcggcggcgctggaaCAGGCTGTCGACTTCGACTACACGTCCgactccggcggcgacgactacGGCGCGCCGCCCAAACCGTACCGCCCGCCGGGGGCAGAGCTCCAGCAGCAGAAGCTGACGCTGTCCGGGCTGCTCAACTTCATCGACGGGCTGTGGTCGACGAGCGGCGAGGAGCGCGTCATCGTCTTCACCACCAACTACAGGGACCGCCTCGACCCGGCGCTGCTCCGGCCGGGCCGCATGGACATGCACGTCTACATGGGCTACTGCGGCTGGGACGCCTTCAGGACGCTCGCCCACAACTACTTCCTCGTCGACGACCACCCGCTGTTCCCGGGGATGCAGGAGCTGCTCGCCGAGGTGGAGGTGACGCCGGCCGAGGTGTCGGAGATGCTGCTCCGCAGCGAGGACGCCGACGTCGCGCTGCGGCTGCTCAGGGAGTTCCTCCATGGCAAGAAACGGAGGGCAAGAAAAGAGGCAGCGGAGATCAAGAACGAGGAGGCAGTAGAAACTAAAAACGAATAA
- the LOC102713383 gene encoding LOW QUALITY PROTEIN: abnormal spindle-like microcephaly-associated protein homolog (The sequence of the model RefSeq protein was modified relative to this genomic sequence to represent the inferred CDS: substituted 2 bases at 2 genomic stop codons), with protein sequence MSRREPAASPFRDLSNLRTPNPKAPNPKPSASPLFFTASRAPLPSATPTPRRRRGPPPHPGAATPTPTPLGRRLRALELDQSRSARRAESGRDGALRAFASSASSWLSLLLRDPSSCGCPQSAAARVTRDASAVGKRDAVDGERARGRSPKRHRFGDRGGPRRKTMTPAMAASLRQSLREVCSLEDVTERMGRYMSTEACEEVLVMMCQICKNIDDGRLKMKEQCPLVSDLRLRDKAIRIFMCYNPEWLRIGLHIVLGGDSLIHNGSQKMDKEVAFLKFVLEKQLFAQMTVTKSSAPTKMAEGLCRAGYGEAVGNITLKRIFLLAAALDRAKVESALPLESGIDGLDGGSPLLFCCQTQIKSSRQVVQESLGEVMHGEGDLLMHLTTMGYKLNYQQLSLSEYDFTIGNLFEDLQDGIILCRIVQLLTSDASIILKVIAPSDTSKKRLHNCTMAIQYMKQAGIRLSDADGLSISAEDITNGDKELVLSLLWNVFISMQLPVLVDQTSVAHELSRLQASASEQPVSETKSQIGLLYDWIQVICAKYGISVESSSQIDRRALNYFINYYLNINIPSFPLKESLSDCRKELFGCCKPDTMAVVTTHPFNNFGEVLAQFLQDLPACDILANDVIFDEKSATILLAFLSSHLTSDRRLEQLKDLINSKLDQQSPVTEVSARRRSRGINDMKCQFPQIDETDGSHISKESTAIVIQTQVRRINAMRKYCKIKNEAQLRHTGHDPVASSSPQKNIADSSAINSAIKLVCEDDVDCSSDSYQALFYHEHPISTKVNFLFFRKVMAARKIQFAYRRFTHRIFSRISASIKIQSHWRGFSVRTHFKRKIQYIIAIQAVARRVLCHRAFQKQRCASIVIQRIIRGWLARKKLLGSWLPRSCTDLCALDQNQHKISHQSMQLKIMLRSVLRIQRWWRKALLYRSIRISVISIQSFVRGWLVRKQANHILCSIYLIQRWWRQVLFLESRKRSVIVIQAHFRRXVNLCPGMENVSANXFSQSYVKAYLVRKSSKQEITDIRCRLQKSSEQVDDSMRLINRLIAALSQLTQCRSISSIRQTYATLSMATEYSEKCCQTIVNAGAVEILLKQIHFLNRGVPDQEVLKQVLFTLRNIARFPNLRPVLIHTPQAVATVFQELLRNKADGFFIACDILKRLCEYKEGHEIAQALQHHIRRLGNLVQELEKKVELDRRNGRTGVSKENNLRRLGEAVTLHHLLTNDR encoded by the exons ATGAGCCGCCGCGAGCCGGCGGCCTCCCCGTTCCGCGACCTCTCCAACCTCCGCACCCCGAACCCGAAGGCGCCTAACCCCAAACCCTCCGCCTCCCCGCTCTTCTTCACGGCCTCCAGGGCCCccctcccgtcggccaccccgacgccccggcgacggcggggcccTCCTCCTCACCCGGGCGCAGCGACCCCGACCCCgacgccgctcggccgccgcctccgcgcgctcGAGCTTGACCAGTCGCggtccgcccgccgcgccgagtccggcCGCGACGGCGCCCTCCGCGccttcgcctcctccgcctcgtcgtGGCTCTCGCTGCTCCTCCGGGACCCCTCGTCCTGCGGATGCCCACAATCCGCGGCCGCCAGGGTCACCCGCGACGCGTCCGCTGTGGGCAAGCGCGACGCGGTCGATGGGGAGCGGGCGCGTGGGCGCAGCCCGAAGAGGCACCGGTTTGGGGATCGCGGCGGGCCGAGGCGGAAGACGATGACGCCGGCTATGGCGGCCTCATTGAGGCAGTCCCTGAGGGAGGTGTGCAGCTTGGAGGATGTGACGGAGAGGATGGGGAGGTACATGAGCACGGAGGCGTGCGAGGAGGTGCTCGTCATGATGTGCCAAATCTGCAAA AACATTGATGATGGCAGGTTGAAGATGAAAGAACAGTGTCCCCTTGTGTCTGATCTCAGGCTGAGAGATAAGGCAATAAGAATTTTCATGTGTTACAACCCAGAGTGGCTCAGGATAGGCTTGCATATTGTCCTTGGGGGCGATTCCCTGATACATAATGGTTCGCAGAAAATGGACAAGGAGGTTGcctttctaaaatttgttctGGAGAAGCAATTGTTCGCTCAAATGACTGTAACAAAATCTTCTGCTCCCACCAAGATGGCTGAGGGGCTCTGTAGAGCAGGTTATGGTGAAGCGGTGGGCAATATCACACTGAAAAGAATAtttcttcttgctgctgcaTTAGACAGAGCTAAAGTGGAAAGTGCTTTGCCTTTGGAATCTGGAATTGATGGCCTTGATGGTGGATCCCCTTTGTTATTTTGTTGCCAGACCCAGATAAAATCTAGTCGGCAAGTTGTTCAGG AGTCATTGGGCGAAGTCATGCATGGAGAAGGTGATCTCTTGATGCATCTCACTACCATGGGATATAAACTGAATTATCAACAG CTTTCTCTGTCAGAGTATGATTTCACCATAGGAAATTTATTTGAAGATCTTCAAGATGGCATAATTCTGTGTAGAATTGTTCAGCTGCTAACATCTGATGCATCGATTATTTTG AAAGTGATTGCCCCATCAGATACGTCTAAGAAAAGGTTGCATAATTGCACCATGGCTATCCAGTATATGAAGCAGGCTGGGATTCGGTTATCTGATGCAGATGGACTCTCGATCTCTGCAGAAGACATTACTAATGGGGATAAGGAGTTAGTTCTTTCGTTGCTTTGGAATGTGTTCATTTCTATGCAG TTACCAGTGTTAGTAGATCAAACTTCAGTAGCTCATGAACTATCAAGGCTACAAGCATCAGCATCG GAACAACCAGTCTCTGAGACAAAGTCACAGATTGGCTTGCTTTATGATTGGATCCAG GTGATATGTGCAAAATATGGCATTAGCGTGGAAAGTTCTTCCCAAATTGACAGGAGAGCCCTGAATTACTTCATCAACTATTATTTGAACATAAACATTCCTAGTTTTCCTCTGAAG GAATCATTATCTGATTGTCGAAAGGAATTATTCGGTTGTTGTAAACCGGACACCATGGCTGTTGTCACCACTCATCCATTCAACAACTTTGGAGAAGTGCTTGCACAGTTTCTTCAG GACCTACCAGCTTGTGATATCCTAGCTAACGATGTAATATTTGATGAAAAGAGTGCGACAATTTTGCTCGCATTCCTGTCTTCACATCTCACTAGTGACAGACGATTG GAGCAACTAAAGGATCTGATCAATTCAAAGTTGGACCAGCAAAGTCCGGTTACTGAGGTTTCTGCTAGGCGTAGATCTCGAGGAATAAATGACATGAAGTGCCAATTTCCTCAGATAGATGAGACAGATGGTTCACACATTAGCAAAG AGTCGACTGCAATTGTTATACAAACTCAAGTGAGAAGAATTAATGCAATGCGCAAATACTGCAAGATTAAGAATGAAGCTCAGCTGCGCCACACTGGGCATGATCCTGTAGCTTCATCCAGTCCTCAGAAGAACATTGCTGATAGTAGTGCCATTA ATTCAGCCATTAAGCTTGTGTGTGAGGATGACGTGGACTGCAGCAGCGATTCCTATCAAGCTTTGTTTTATCATGAACACCCAATATCTACGAAGGTCAACTTCCTGTTTTTCAGGAAGGTAATGGCTGCTCGAAAGATACAGTTTGCCTATAGAAGATTTACCCACAGAATATTTTCAAGAATTTCAGCTTCAATCAAGATTCAGAGCCATTGGCGTGGCTTCTCCGTACGGACACAttttaaaaggaaaattcAATATATTATTGCCATCCAAGCTGTAGCAAGGCGTGTTTTGTGTCATCGGGCTTTTCAGAAGCAACGGTGTGCTTCAATAGTGATCCAGCGAATTATCAGAGGATGGTTAGCCAGGAAGAAACTATTAG GCTCTTGGTTACCGAGATCCTGTACAGATCTTTGTGCACTAGATCAAAATCAGCATAAAATATCTCACCAAAGTATGCAACTGAAAATTATGCTGCGTTCAGTCCTAAGGATACAAAGATGGTGGAGGAAGGCCCTTTTGTATCGGTCTATCAGAATATCAGTCATCTCAATTCAGTCCTTTGTTCGTGGTTGGCTGGTTCGAAAACAAGCAAACCATATTCTATGCAGCATCTACCTCATTCAa AGATGGTGGAGACAGGTTCTGTTTCTTGAATCAAGGAAGAGATCTGTGATTGTTATCCAGGCGCACTTCcgtagataagttaacttatgtcctggcatggaaaacgta TCAGCTAACTGATTTTCGCAGTCCTATGTTAAAGCTTATCTTGTGAGGAAAAGTTCAAAGCAAGAAATTACCGATATAAGGTGTAGACTACAGAAGTCTTCTGAACAGGTTGACGATAGTATGCGTCTGATCAACAGACTGATTGCCGCCCTGTCACAGCTAACTCAATGTAGGAGCATCAGCAGTATTCGACAAACTTATGCAACATTAA GTATGGCTACAGAGTATTCAGAGAAATGCTGTCAGACAATTGTCAATGCTGGTGCTGTGGAAATTCTGCTCAAGCAAATTCATTTTCTTAACCGTGGAGTTCCAGATCAGGAGGTCCTGAAACAAGTGCTATTCACTCTGAGGAATATTGCACGATTCCCAAATCTTCGACCTGTGTTAATACACACTCCACAAGCAGTTGCAACTGTTTTCCAGGAGTTGTTGAG GAACAAAGCCGATGGGTTCTTCATCGCGTGTGATATCTTGAAGAGGCTATGCGAGTACAAAGAAGGCCATGAAATCGCCCAAGCTCTGCAGCACCACATCAGAAGGCTGGGCAACCTGGTGCAAGAACTCGAGAAGAAGGTGGAGCTTGACAGAAG GAACGGGCGCACTGGAGTCAGCAAGGAAAACAATCTGCGACGGCTCGGGGAGGCTGTCACGCTCCACCATCTGCTCACTAACGACCGTTGA
- the LOC102713105 gene encoding condensin-2 complex subunit H2, whose amino-acid sequence MEGGGGGEGSTSGARFPILQANRDPESNWEVDVAKSLEEYLLRICSGEINGEDAAHSVNFAEAALLLQGSVQVYSRKVEYLYTLVLNALEFLSQKKQDQENNSTQTNENDPSTVPNDEDDVFSGLDDVPVEARTTLDNNVDRDDLQRKIMRPPANLLVFEGDCLDSEASELDSYLLATCVFFGDFLLLDPCDAPAVSDFLGGKHSAKKDIFAGRGSSARSKSRSNVFVSPNGRSGGTGRRPIPGKVQEGNPEQTQESNPDQSQEMNATQTQESIDDLNVNDNHWSDHSVDHDFPDNDKPHPEDADTGCPDAGNDSDSDDDPWRPLNPHEPGNLKIRPYRKVKGFARQVTGAPKRKMIASLFPMAKMDGVISPDLAKSFEVHLSQQETSHASESPPLYEKLRRSLEHGERESQHVFGDLKDGNEADIGLNDFDDIHEPDMPDDVCDMDVDMDIPTYPDKNNDATLDGTQGTQDSTDAHESLEDLCRSHLDALLASIAEAEQQTELDARVSTWKERIEHALEEQDRNPPFDIGSYGEQIIDTLSSRAENEGIASFCDIVSGKPKYEVARTFSALLQLVNGRSVDLDKGQATNELVCYTASNPFHVMLIGPNQRPEIEARFARKRVKSPLQNKGGDPSPTQQKLPKKQTHKNGKVPVKTAIKLTPDGKRRRRSTQMLRPINLESSG is encoded by the exons ATggagggcgggggcggcggggaggggagcACGAGCGGGGCGAGGTTCCCGATTCTGCAGGCCAACCGGGACCCGGAGTCGAACTGGGAGGTGGACGTCGCCAAGAGCCTCGAGGAGTACCTCCTCAGGATCTGCTCCGGCGAGATTAATGGGGAGGACGCGGCCCATTCCGTCAACTTCGCCGAAG CTGCACTATTACTCCAGGGATCGGTCCAAGTTTACAGCCGGAAGGTGGAGTACTTGTACACCTTGGTGCTCAATGCTCTGGAATTTCTCTCGCAAAAGAA GCAAGATCAGGAAAATAATTCAACTCAAACTAATGAAAATGATCCTAGCACAGTACCAAATGATGAAGATGATGTATTTTCAGGCCTCGATGATGTCCCAG TGGAAGCAAGGACCACTTTGGATAACAATGTTGACCGAGATGACttgcaaagaaaaatcatGAGGCCACCGGCAAATCTTCTGGTTTTTGAAGGAGACTGTCTGGATAGTGAAGCGAGCGAGCTAGACTCATATTTG TTAGCAACATGTGTGTTTTTTGGAGATTTTCTCTTGTTGGATCCATGCGATGCACCAGCTGTTTCTGACTTTTTGGGAGGAAAGCATTCTGccaaaaaagatatttttgctgGCAGGGGCAGTTCTGCACGGTCTAAAAGCCGAAGCAATGTTTTTGTTTCCCCAAATGGAAGATCCGGGGGCACTGGTCGTAGACCTATCCCTGGAAAAGTCCAAGAGGGAAATCCAGAACAAACTCAGGAGAGCAACCCTGACCAATCTCAAGAAATGAATGCAACTCAAACCCAAGAAAGTATCGATGACTTAAATGTAAATGACAATCATTGGTCTGATCACTCTGTTGACCATGATTTTCCTGATAATGACAAACCCCACCCAGAAGATGCAGACACTGGGTGCCCAGATGCTGGGAATGATTCTGATTCTGATGATGATCCCTGGAGGCCATTGAATCCCCATGAACCTGGCAACCTAAAGATTAGACCTTACAGGAAAG TAAAAGGTTTTGCAAGGCAGGTCACTGGTGCCCCCAAAAGGAAAATGATTGCATCTCTATTTCCTATGGCAAAGATGGATGGTGTCATTAGtcctgatctggcaaaatcttTTGAAGTACATCTGTCTCAGCAAGAAACAAGTCATGCTTCTGAATCACCTCCTCTCTATGAAAAG CTTAGGAGGTCCCTTGAACATGGAGAACGAGAAAGTCAACATGTATTTGGAGATTTGAAGGATGGAAATGAAGCGGATATTGGTTTAAATGACTTTGATGATATTCATGAGCCAGATATGCCGGATGATGTCTGTGACATGGATGTTGATATGGACATACCAACATACCCTGACAAG AATAATGATGCAACATTGGATGGAACTCAAGGCACACAGGATAGCACGGATGCACATGAAAGCCTTGAAGATTTGTGTCGGTCACATCTG GATGCTCTCCTTGCTAGCATAGCTGAGGCTGAACAGCAGACAGAGCTGGATGCACGGGTTTCGACATGGAAAGAGCGAATTGAGCATGCCTTGGAAGAGCAG GATAGAAACCCACCTTTTGATATTGGTTCTTACGGAGAGCAAATCATCGACACACTCTCATCAAGAGCTGAGAATGAAGGGATCGCATCCTTCTGTGACATTGTTAGTGGCAAACCAAAGTATGAGGTTGCAAGGACATTCTCTGCCCTTCTCCAGCTG GTGAATGGCAGAAGTGTTGATCTGGATAAAGGACAGGCTACAAATGAGCTGGTATGCTACACAGCTTCTAACCCATTCCATGTAATGCTCATTGGTCCCAACCAGAGACCAGAAATCGAGGCACGTTTCGCACGAAAGAGGGTCAAGTCGCCTCTACAAAATAAAGGCGGCGATCCCTCTCCAACACAACAGAAGTTGCCTAAGAAACAGACGCATAAAAACGGCAAGGTTCCGGTGAAGACGGCGATTAAATTGACTCCTGATGGAAAGCGAAGGCGGAGATCAACTCAGATGCTGCGCCCGATCAATCTGGAATCCAGCGGATGA